The following coding sequences are from one uncultured Bacteroides sp. window:
- a CDS encoding fucose isomerase has translation MIINFITFASILQKKSAIKKFHESILKELEKHFTIRFIDYTEIHKLSETDFKIIFIATGGVEKLIVQCYENLPRPTVLLADGMQNSLAAALEVSSWLRNRGLKNEILHGEIDPIIERIHTLYSNFSAQQALKGTRVGVMGTPSSWLIASNVDYLLAKRRWEVEYIDISLDCIYEEFNNISDDEVGQSCANFASKALACREASPEDLIKGMRLYKAIKNICEKEQLKALTLSCFKIIEQIGTTGCLALALLNDEGIIAGCEGDLQSIFTLLAVQAITGKTGFMANPSMINAKNKEVVFAHCTIPIKMTQQYIIRNHFETESGVGIQGIMPTGEVTVIKCGGECLDEYYVSSGILIENTNYINMCRTQVRIKLNNTTDYFLKNSLGNHHIIIQGNYENAIHNFLHANSCKRVE, from the coding sequence ATGATTATAAATTTCATAACATTCGCATCCATTCTACAAAAAAAAAGTGCCATAAAGAAGTTTCATGAATCTATATTAAAGGAACTTGAAAAACATTTCACCATACGCTTTATTGACTATACAGAAATTCATAAACTTTCCGAGACAGATTTCAAAATCATTTTTATTGCTACCGGAGGAGTAGAAAAGCTTATTGTTCAATGTTACGAAAACTTACCAAGACCAACTGTTCTATTAGCAGATGGAATGCAAAATTCTCTTGCTGCCGCGCTCGAGGTTTCTTCCTGGTTACGCAATAGAGGGCTAAAAAATGAAATTTTGCATGGCGAAATAGATCCTATAATTGAACGCATACACACATTGTACAGTAATTTTAGCGCTCAACAAGCGCTAAAAGGCACTCGTGTCGGAGTCATGGGAACTCCTTCATCATGGCTAATAGCAAGTAACGTTGATTATCTTCTAGCGAAACGCCGCTGGGAAGTAGAATACATAGATATTTCATTAGATTGTATATACGAGGAATTTAATAATATTAGTGACGACGAAGTTGGACAATCTTGCGCAAATTTTGCAAGTAAAGCATTAGCATGTAGGGAAGCATCTCCCGAAGATTTAATCAAGGGCATGCGTTTATATAAAGCGATAAAGAATATATGCGAAAAAGAACAGTTGAAAGCCCTCACTCTAAGTTGCTTCAAAATAATAGAACAAATAGGAACAACAGGATGCCTAGCTCTTGCACTCCTAAATGACGAGGGCATCATTGCAGGATGTGAGGGTGATCTTCAATCTATTTTCACACTACTTGCAGTCCAAGCTATTACCGGTAAAACAGGCTTCATGGCTAATCCATCTATGATCAATGCAAAAAATAAAGAAGTCGTATTTGCGCATTGTACCATACCTATAAAGATGACACAACAATATATCATCAGAAATCATTTTGAAACAGAAAGCGGAGTAGGTATCCAAGGTATTATGCCAACAGGAGAAGTTACCGTCATTAAATGTGGCGGCGAATGCCTTGATGAGTATTATGTATCCTCCGGAATATTAATAGAAAACACAAATTACATTAACATGTGCCGTACACAGGTACGTATTAAGCTGAACAATACGACCGATTATTTTCTTAAAAATTCACTTGGTAATCATCACATTATCATTCAGGGAAACTATGAAAATGCCATTCACAATTTTCTACACGCTAATAGCTGTAAAAGAGTAGAATAG
- a CDS encoding Ppx/GppA family phosphatase, producing MADTCYAAIDIGSNAVRLLIKRVKYDETLMSKKFSKVLMLRVPLRLGFDVFSLGELSENKAVKLLRLMKAFRQLMKIYDVTDYRACATSAMREASNGKSVIKKIQKTTGLDIEIIGGQEEAQLIYKYHLECSTERLGNYVYVDVGGGSTEINLQIDGELKHSLSYNVGTVRMLRNAVQDGVWEQMKEDLTQLTAGLEHVNIIGSGGNINRLYRLVSKKERKQKRMPVSSLKTIYDQLSILTPEERMETFALKADRADVIVPAAEIFMAVAEVVKAEYIHVPVIGLADGMIDGLYEKNVLSLLP from the coding sequence ATGGCAGATACGTGTTATGCTGCAATTGATATAGGCTCAAATGCAGTACGTTTGTTGATAAAGAGAGTAAAGTATGATGAGACTTTGATGAGTAAAAAATTCTCTAAAGTGTTGATGTTACGGGTACCGTTGCGTCTTGGCTTTGATGTGTTCTCATTAGGGGAACTTTCGGAGAATAAGGCGGTGAAATTGCTTCGTTTAATGAAAGCCTTTAGACAGTTGATGAAAATTTATGATGTGACGGATTATCGAGCTTGTGCTACTTCGGCAATGAGAGAAGCTAGTAATGGTAAATCAGTGATTAAAAAAATTCAAAAAACTACGGGGCTTGATATTGAGATTATAGGCGGGCAAGAAGAAGCCCAACTTATTTATAAGTATCATCTTGAATGTTCGACAGAACGCTTAGGAAATTATGTCTATGTGGATGTAGGTGGTGGCAGTACGGAGATAAATTTGCAGATTGACGGAGAGTTAAAACATTCGCTTTCTTATAATGTAGGTACGGTTCGGATGCTCAGAAATGCGGTTCAGGATGGTGTTTGGGAGCAAATGAAAGAAGATCTAACTCAGCTAACGGCAGGGCTGGAGCATGTGAATATTATAGGTTCTGGTGGTAATATCAATAGGTTATACCGTTTAGTGAGCAAGAAAGAGAGGAAACAGAAGCGTATGCCTGTTAGTTCTTTGAAAACTATTTATGATCAGTTGAGCATTCTAACGCCGGAGGAACGTATGGAAACATTTGCTCTAAAGGCTGATCGTGCGGATGTGATTGTACCAGCGGCTGAGATTTTTATGGCTGTTGCCGAAGTGGTGAAGGCAGAGTACATTCATGTTCCGGTAATCGGATTGGCGGATGGTATGATTGATGGGCTGTATGAAAAGAATGTTCTCTCTCTTTTACCTTGA
- a CDS encoding mannose-1-phosphate guanylyltransferase, whose amino-acid sequence MNKNNHVVIMAGGIGSRFWPMSTPECPKQFIDVMGCGKSLIQLTADRFKGICLPENIWVVTSEKYINIVREQLPDVPDCNVLAEPCMRNTAPCIAYVSWKIRKRFPDANVVVTPSDQLVVDTVEFQRVIVKALAFTAKSDAIVTLGMKPNRPETGYGYIAAGDGLHQEQEIFHVKAFREKPDKVTAEKYLEEGNFFWNAGIFVWNVRTISAALKKYVPGLSALFERLFPDLYTEKEAIAIQELFPQCENISIDYAVMEKAKDIYVLPAEFGWSDLGTWGALHGLLPQDKEANAAIGSEVRLIESNGCMVHVPEAKKVVIQGLNDYIVAQKNGVLLICKLEEEQRIKDFSK is encoded by the coding sequence ATGAATAAAAACAATCACGTAGTAATAATGGCCGGTGGCATAGGCAGTCGGTTTTGGCCAATGAGCACACCTGAGTGCCCTAAACAATTTATTGATGTGATGGGGTGTGGTAAATCGCTCATTCAGCTGACTGCGGATCGCTTTAAAGGAATTTGTTTACCCGAGAACATTTGGGTAGTGACCTCGGAGAAATATATAAATATTGTGCGTGAACAACTTCCTGATGTGCCGGACTGTAATGTCCTAGCTGAACCATGTATGCGGAATACGGCTCCATGTATTGCTTACGTGAGTTGGAAAATCAGAAAGCGCTTCCCTGATGCCAATGTGGTGGTGACTCCTTCGGATCAGTTGGTGGTGGATACTGTGGAATTTCAACGAGTGATTGTTAAAGCATTAGCTTTCACGGCAAAGAGTGATGCAATAGTGACGCTGGGTATGAAACCGAATCGTCCGGAAACGGGATATGGCTATATTGCTGCAGGAGATGGTTTGCATCAGGAACAGGAGATCTTTCATGTGAAGGCTTTTCGTGAGAAGCCGGATAAAGTGACTGCAGAAAAGTATTTGGAGGAAGGGAATTTCTTCTGGAATGCGGGAATCTTTGTCTGGAATGTGAGGACTATTTCTGCTGCATTGAAGAAGTATGTTCCGGGGTTGTCGGCACTGTTTGAGAGGCTTTTTCCTGATTTATATACAGAGAAGGAGGCTATTGCTATTCAAGAGCTTTTTCCGCAATGTGAAAATATTTCTATTGACTATGCGGTGATGGAGAAGGCTAAAGATATTTATGTACTACCTGCCGAATTTGGTTGGTCGGACTTGGGCACATGGGGAGCTTTGCATGGTCTTTTACCGCAGGATAAAGAAGCTAATGCTGCTATAGGATCTGAGGTGAGACTCATTGAAAGTAACGGTTGCATGGTTCATGTGCCGGAAGCAAAGAAAGTGGTGATACAAGGTTTGAATGACTACATTGTAGCACAGAAAAATGGAGTATTACTTATCTGTAAGTTGGAAGAGGAGCAACGGATAAAAGATTTTTCTAAATAG
- a CDS encoding NAD-dependent epimerase/dehydratase family protein, which yields MRILVLGGTGAMGEHLVELLSRNGYETFVTTRSKRTSVKGIHYIQGNAHDFDFLQTMLEEHWDAIVDFMVYTTASFRERINLLLDATTQYVFLSSSRVYADSNGPITETSPRLLDISQDKEYLLTDEYALTKARQEDLLKKTERKNWTIIRPYITYSENRLQLGVLEKDEWLYRALHGRTIVFSSDISSRLTTLTYGLDVAKGILAIIGHSTALGEAFHIAVNESVTWNKVLSIYLDVLEKKMGYRPKVLLDDIEPFIEIHPAKYQIIYDRLYDRQFDNSKISQYLDLNDFSSIEIGIKKCLESFFKNRKFNNINWVLEAKKDKLVGERTPLKEILRIKQKMKYLLYRYIL from the coding sequence ATGAGAATTTTGGTTTTAGGTGGAACAGGGGCCATGGGAGAGCATTTAGTTGAACTTCTTTCAAGAAATGGCTATGAAACGTTTGTGACTACGCGCTCTAAACGGACATCTGTAAAGGGAATACATTATATACAAGGTAATGCTCATGATTTTGATTTCCTTCAAACTATGTTGGAAGAACATTGGGATGCTATTGTCGATTTTATGGTTTATACGACAGCGAGTTTCAGAGAGCGAATCAACTTGTTATTAGATGCTACTACTCAATATGTTTTTCTAAGTTCATCCAGAGTTTATGCCGATTCTAACGGACCTATTACTGAGACCTCACCTCGTTTACTTGATATATCCCAAGATAAGGAATATCTGTTAACAGATGAATATGCACTCACAAAAGCTAGGCAGGAAGATCTTCTGAAAAAAACGGAAAGAAAAAATTGGACTATTATTCGCCCTTATATAACTTATAGTGAAAATCGCTTACAACTTGGTGTTTTAGAGAAGGATGAATGGCTATATAGGGCTTTACATGGAAGGACAATCGTTTTTTCAAGTGATATTAGCTCAAGGTTAACTACTCTGACGTATGGATTAGACGTAGCAAAAGGAATATTGGCTATTATTGGGCATTCAACAGCACTAGGTGAAGCTTTTCATATAGCAGTAAATGAATCCGTAACATGGAATAAGGTTTTAAGTATTTATTTAGATGTCCTTGAAAAAAAAATGGGATATAGACCTAAGGTTTTATTGGATGACATAGAGCCTTTTATAGAGATTCACCCTGCAAAATATCAGATCATTTATGATAGGCTTTATGATAGGCAATTTGATAATTCAAAAATATCTCAATATCTTGATTTGAATGATTTTAGTTCTATAGAAATAGGTATAAAAAAATGTTTAGAAAGTTTTTTTAAAAATAGAAAATTTAACAATATTAATTGGGTTTTGGAAGCGAAAAAAGATAAGCTAGTAGGAGAAAGAACCCCATTAAAAGAAATCTTAAGAATTAAACAAAAAATGAAGTATCTACTCTATAGATACATTCTTTAA
- a CDS encoding RNA degradosome polyphosphate kinase has protein sequence MNKKKSFPYIDRDLSWMYFNRRILSEAMKTNVPLLERISFLGIYSNNLDEFFRVRVATLSRIAEYEDRGLRVEREHAKSLIKQINNLNSKYSKEYELAIQEVTSSLRKENIFLLNEKELDGTQQSFVKGFFRKKLSGFISPIWLSAVKQLTEATDENIYLAVKLRVIRKADDLNSDKKTFLGHKNMPRPEYALIELPVSECGRFILLPDSEGRSSLMYLDDIIRFCLPMIFSGMNYNHFEAYAFKFTKDAEMEIDNDLRTGRLQKISKGVKSRRKGDALRIVYDDKMPRDLLDRIIKRLNVDKSDTVQSGGRYHNHKDLMSFPDCGRKDLKYPMWTPILKPELKSHESLLKLIQEKDRYIHVPYHSFDYYIRVLQEAAISKEVKSIKTTLYRLAKESKVVKALICAALNGKKVTVVIELLARFDEASNISWSKKMQDAGIQVLFGLEGVKVHSKITHIGMKRGRDIACISTGNFHEGNASMYTDYLLMTATRSVVRDVNSVFDFIEKPYLSQRFKELLVSPNDMKKRFLTLIGEEIKNKKAGLPAYIRVKVNHITDDAIMEKLYEASKAGVAVDLLVRGNCSLVTGIPQVSDKIRINGIIDRYLEHARIFIFAAGGENKIFIGSADWMRRNLDNRVEVVTPVYDPLIKEDLQKVFDFGFRDTRQGYVVDGTGENHRWMREDGNNLMFRSQEELYNYYKEKE, from the coding sequence ATGAATAAAAAGAAATCTTTCCCTTATATAGATAGGGACTTGAGTTGGATGTATTTCAATCGCCGTATTTTATCCGAAGCGATGAAGACAAATGTGCCTTTGCTTGAAAGGATTTCATTTTTAGGAATTTACTCTAATAATTTAGATGAGTTCTTTCGTGTACGGGTGGCAACTCTTAGTCGTATTGCAGAGTATGAAGATAGAGGTTTGCGTGTGGAGCGAGAGCATGCTAAATCTTTGATAAAGCAAATAAATAACTTGAATAGTAAATATTCAAAAGAATATGAATTGGCTATTCAGGAGGTTACTTCAAGTCTGCGCAAAGAGAATATTTTTCTTCTTAACGAGAAAGAATTGGATGGTACACAGCAAAGTTTTGTGAAAGGTTTTTTTCGCAAAAAATTAAGTGGCTTTATTAGTCCCATATGGCTTTCTGCAGTGAAACAGCTAACAGAGGCGACTGATGAGAACATTTATCTTGCGGTAAAATTACGAGTGATTAGGAAAGCGGATGATCTCAATAGCGATAAAAAGACTTTTTTAGGTCATAAAAATATGCCTCGTCCGGAATATGCATTGATAGAACTGCCCGTATCAGAATGTGGTCGTTTCATTCTTTTGCCTGATAGTGAAGGTAGAAGTAGTTTGATGTATCTGGATGATATTATTCGCTTTTGTTTGCCGATGATTTTCTCAGGTATGAATTATAATCATTTCGAAGCATATGCTTTTAAATTCACTAAAGATGCTGAGATGGAAATTGATAATGATTTGCGTACAGGACGGCTGCAAAAAATTTCAAAAGGAGTGAAAAGTCGCCGAAAAGGGGATGCTCTTCGAATTGTTTATGATGATAAAATGCCTAGAGATTTACTTGATCGTATCATTAAACGTTTAAATGTGGATAAGTCGGATACGGTACAAAGTGGAGGACGTTATCACAACCATAAAGATTTAATGTCTTTCCCTGATTGTGGACGGAAAGATTTGAAATACCCAATGTGGACTCCTATTTTGAAGCCTGAGCTAAAAAGCCACGAAAGTTTGCTAAAACTTATCCAAGAGAAAGATCGCTATATTCATGTTCCTTATCACAGCTTTGATTACTATATTCGAGTGTTGCAGGAGGCTGCTATTAGTAAGGAGGTAAAAAGTATCAAAACAACTTTATATCGTTTAGCAAAGGAATCGAAAGTGGTTAAGGCCTTAATCTGTGCTGCTCTTAATGGTAAAAAAGTGACGGTAGTGATAGAATTGCTCGCTCGTTTTGATGAAGCTTCGAATATCAGCTGGTCTAAGAAAATGCAAGATGCCGGTATTCAGGTTCTCTTTGGATTGGAAGGAGTAAAAGTTCACTCTAAGATTACTCATATAGGTATGAAAAGAGGAAGAGATATTGCTTGTATTAGTACAGGTAACTTTCATGAAGGGAATGCTTCGATGTATACGGACTATTTATTGATGACTGCTACGCGAAGTGTGGTACGGGATGTAAATAGTGTTTTTGATTTTATAGAGAAACCTTATCTTTCTCAGCGGTTTAAAGAGCTATTGGTATCTCCTAATGATATGAAGAAGCGTTTTTTAACTTTGATTGGAGAGGAAATTAAGAATAAAAAAGCAGGCTTACCGGCGTATATTCGTGTAAAAGTGAATCATATTACGGATGATGCCATCATGGAAAAGTTGTATGAAGCATCAAAGGCGGGTGTAGCTGTCGATCTACTAGTGAGAGGTAATTGTTCTTTAGTAACAGGTATTCCGCAGGTTAGTGACAAGATACGGATTAATGGAATTATCGACCGTTATTTGGAGCATGCACGTATTTTTATTTTTGCTGCAGGGGGAGAGAATAAAATTTTTATCGGATCAGCAGACTGGATGAGGCGTAATCTTGATAATAGGGTAGAAGTGGTTACTCCTGTTTATGATCCGCTTATAAAGGAGGATTTACAGAAAGTGTTTGATTTTGGTTTCCGTGATACGCGTCAGGGTTATGTTGTAGATGGAACGGGAGAGAATCATCGTTGGATGAGAGAAGATGGAAACAATCTGATGTTTCGCTCTCAAGAGGAGTTGTATAATTATTATAAAGAAAAAGAGTAG
- a CDS encoding pectate lyase: MKKYLFICAIFLSTACAKSDNSAILEENSPVNQQDSITDTVKAPAFPGAEGFARYTTGGRGGNVYHVTNLNDRGTGSLREAISKSGARIIVFDISGTIALQSTLKIKNDDITIAGQTAPGQGICLKNYSFVIEANNVIVRFIRSRMGDEKKTEDDAMWGRNQQNIIIDHCTMSWSTDECSSFYNNKNFTMQWCILSESLTNSVHDKGTHGYGGIWGGEGASFHHNLIAHHSSRTPRLCGSRYTGDPDSELVDIRNNVFYNWGPTNGGYAGEGGSYNFIGNYYKPGPSTATKTVLTYRIFSPNADDGTLKNAKGVWGKFYLRDNYFDNTCSKLTKNMKKHIVEVNADNWVGIHPNLNKGELPGGTIESIKSSNEFAVSHTGTHTSEQAYQKVLANVGASLYRDAIDTRIVSNVKEGNYTYEGSNGSSNGLIDSQNDTEGYITYTSTAKPIDSDNDGIPDAWAAKNLPSGKTYKDIDTKTGYSYLELYVNSLVKNIMQNGCEDESDSPCNKDF; this comes from the coding sequence ATGAAAAAATATCTATTTATTTGCGCCATTTTCCTTTCTACTGCATGTGCTAAAAGCGATAATAGCGCAATCTTAGAAGAAAACAGTCCTGTCAATCAGCAAGATAGTATCACTGACACAGTTAAGGCCCCTGCTTTTCCAGGAGCAGAAGGTTTTGCTCGCTATACTACCGGTGGACGTGGTGGTAATGTATATCACGTTACCAACCTCAATGATAGAGGAACAGGTTCTCTTCGTGAAGCCATCAGCAAAAGTGGAGCACGTATCATCGTATTCGATATATCCGGTACCATCGCTCTACAATCAACCCTGAAAATAAAGAACGACGACATCACTATAGCCGGACAAACAGCTCCCGGACAAGGTATCTGCTTAAAAAACTATTCATTCGTTATCGAAGCCAATAACGTTATAGTCCGCTTCATTCGCAGCAGGATGGGTGATGAGAAGAAAACTGAAGACGATGCCATGTGGGGACGTAATCAACAAAATATCATCATAGACCACTGTACCATGAGTTGGAGCACCGATGAATGCTCTTCTTTCTACAATAATAAAAACTTCACCATGCAATGGTGCATCCTCAGTGAAAGCTTAACCAACTCCGTACATGATAAAGGGACCCATGGTTACGGAGGTATCTGGGGAGGCGAAGGTGCCAGTTTCCATCATAACCTTATAGCCCATCACAGTAGTCGCACTCCCCGTCTTTGCGGCAGTCGCTATACTGGAGATCCCGATTCCGAACTTGTCGATATACGAAACAACGTTTTCTATAATTGGGGTCCTACTAACGGAGGATATGCCGGTGAAGGCGGAAGCTACAATTTTATAGGCAACTACTACAAGCCAGGCCCCTCAACAGCTACCAAGACGGTCCTCACCTATCGCATTTTCTCTCCCAATGCAGATGACGGCACTCTGAAAAATGCCAAAGGCGTATGGGGCAAGTTCTATCTACGAGACAACTATTTTGATAATACTTGTAGCAAACTCACCAAAAATATGAAAAAACATATTGTCGAAGTCAATGCAGACAATTGGGTTGGTATTCATCCTAATCTCAATAAGGGAGAACTTCCAGGAGGGACGATAGAGTCTATCAAATCTAGCAACGAATTTGCAGTAAGCCACACAGGTACTCATACCTCTGAACAAGCCTACCAAAAAGTACTTGCCAATGTAGGGGCCAGCCTCTATCGTGACGCTATCGACACTCGAATCGTATCCAATGTCAAAGAAGGCAATTATACTTATGAAGGTTCTAATGGAAGCAGCAACGGACTGATTGATTCCCAAAACGACACCGAAGGATACATAACCTATACATCCACTGCTAAACCTATCGATAGCGATAATGACGGCATACCCGATGCATGGGCAGCCAAGAATCTTCCTTCTGGAAAGACCTATAAAGACATTGATACCAAAACTGGATACAGCTATTTGGAACTCTATGTCAACAGTCTAGTAAAGAATATTATGCAAAATGGTTGCGAAGATGAAAGTGATTCCCCTTGCAACAAGGATTTTTAA